In one Dermacentor albipictus isolate Rhodes 1998 colony chromosome 4, USDA_Dalb.pri_finalv2, whole genome shotgun sequence genomic region, the following are encoded:
- the LOC135903827 gene encoding uridine phosphorylase 1-like, producing the protein MAMAATGASKPSQKESDRDVDNRVKLQNPHMKDIKVDHLYHLALSTATHQMKDMFGDIKFVCMGGTTSRMERFAQFVKTGLDIQLPTGSDLYDISQASHRYCMYKVGPVLSVSHGMGSPSLSIVMHELLKLLHYSHCTRDVVMLRLGTSGGIGISPGSVVISTNVLNGLLKEELEVFVLGERVTRPCVLDGDLVRELMDVGNRFLPALQIVRGKTLSTEDFYESQGRLDGAFCTYSEQAKRQFMDKLRAMGVRNIEMEASMFAAMCHFAGLKGGVVCVTLLDRLEGDQVNLLGSEMIDLQERPQELALQFIRHRLGLPPKMNKYMV; encoded by the exons ATGGCTATGGCTGCAACGGGTGCCTCTAAACC GTCTCAGAAAGAGAGTGACCGGGACGTGGATAACAGGGTGAAGCTGCAAAATCCCCATATGAAGGACATCAAAGTGGACCACCTGTACCATTTGGCGCTGTCCACGGCCACCCACCAAATGAAGGACATGTTCGGCGACATCAAG TTCGTGTGCATGGGCGGCACGACGTCACGGATGGAACGCTTCGCGCAGTTCGTCAAGACGGGCCTCGACATCCAGCTGCCCACGGGCTCCGACCTCTACGACATCAGCCAGGCCTCGCACCGCTACTGCATGTACAAAGTCGGACCTGTGCTCTCCGTCAGC CACGGCATGGGCTCCCCGTCTCTCTCCATCGTGATGCACGAGCTGCTCAAGCTGCTGCACTATTCCCATTGCACCAGAGACGTGGTCATGCTGCGCCTTGGAACTAGCGGTGGCATTG GGATTTCCCCTGGGTCGGTCGTCATCAGCACAAACGTCCTGAACGGTCTGCTGAAAGAGGAGCTGGAAGTC TTCGTTCTGGGCGAGCGTGTGACGCGTCCCTGCGTTCTGGACGGCGACCTGGTGCGCGAGCTCATGGACGTGGGCAACCGGTTCTTGCCTGCCCTGCAAATTGTGCGCGGCAAGACGCTGTCCACCGAAGACTTTTATGAGA GCCAAGGCCGACTGGACGGCGCGTTTTGCACCTACTCGGAGCAAGCCAAGCGCCAGTTCATGGACAAGCTCCGGGCCATGGGCGTGCGCAACATCGAGATGGAGGCTTCCATGTTCGCCGCCATGTGTCACTTCGCCGGCCTGAAAG GAGGCGTGGTTTGCGTTACGCTGCTGGACCGTCTTGAGGGTGACCAGGTTAACCTCCTGGGCTCCGAGATGATCGACTTGCAGGAACGGCCGCAAGAGCTTGCCCTCCAGTTCATCCGCCACAGGTTGGGCCTACCTCCGAAGATGAATAAGTACATGGTCTGA